The following are from one region of the Moritella sp. 24 genome:
- a CDS encoding ACT domain-containing protein, with protein sequence MTQNLVITALGSNSPGIVHKLIGHVSNCGCNIVDSKLAIFGNEFTLIMLLSGEWNAMIQIESSLPLKSQELDLITMMKRTERHEPINYDHTIDVEVTIPDSTGLIEQFTLFFTNNNLNLAGLRSEVLTSSDNKDILKANFTLNTTLDCDLAILESELAGLCMLLNAEYQFMVENKVATS encoded by the coding sequence ATGACGCAGAATTTAGTTATCACTGCCCTTGGCAGCAATAGTCCAGGTATCGTCCACAAACTAATAGGCCACGTAAGTAACTGTGGTTGCAATATTGTTGATAGCAAACTCGCTATTTTTGGTAATGAGTTCACGCTAATTATGCTGTTATCTGGTGAATGGAATGCCATGATTCAAATCGAATCAAGCTTGCCATTAAAAAGCCAAGAACTCGATTTAATCACCATGATGAAACGCACTGAACGTCACGAACCAATCAACTATGACCATACCATTGATGTCGAAGTCACCATCCCAGATTCAACCGGTCTTATCGAGCAGTTCACGCTATTCTTTACCAACAATAATCTCAATTTAGCGGGATTACGCTCAGAAGTACTGACCAGCTCTGACAACAAAGATATTCTCAAAGCTAACTTCACCTTAAACACAACATTAGATTGTGATTTAGCTATCTTGGAATCAGAACTCGCCGGTCTATGCATGCTCTTAAATGCCGAGTATCAATTTATGGTGGAAAACAAAGTCGCTACATCTTAA
- a CDS encoding PepSY domain-containing protein, which yields MKKVNWKRVNRKTHYWGAAIIALPILVVLISGLLLQVKKEVTWVQPASMKGESKIPQLSFQQILDIASTVPEAEIQSWKNVSRMDVRPSKGIVKVRAKNKVEIQIDNASGKILQVAYRRSDLIESLHDGSFFHEHAKLWLFLPASVILLMLWITGIYMFLMPYILRRQNRKKSQLREANNTLSASVN from the coding sequence ATGAAAAAAGTGAACTGGAAACGTGTTAATCGTAAGACTCATTACTGGGGCGCTGCAATTATCGCGCTTCCGATACTCGTTGTGCTTATTAGTGGGTTATTACTACAAGTAAAAAAAGAAGTTACTTGGGTTCAACCCGCGAGTATGAAAGGCGAGAGTAAAATCCCGCAACTATCATTTCAACAGATATTAGATATCGCTAGTACAGTCCCTGAAGCTGAGATCCAGAGCTGGAAAAATGTCAGTCGTATGGATGTTCGTCCTTCGAAAGGTATTGTGAAGGTCAGAGCTAAAAACAAAGTCGAAATTCAAATTGATAATGCCAGTGGTAAGATCTTGCAAGTTGCCTATCGCCGTTCCGATCTGATTGAATCTTTGCATGATGGCTCATTCTTCCATGAACATGCTAAATTATGGCTGTTTTTACCGGCTTCGGTGATCTTACTTATGTTGTGGATTACGGGGATATATATGTTCTTGATGCCTTATATATTAAGACGTCAAAATCGTAAGAAGAGCCAATTGAGAGAAGCGAATAATACCTTGTCAGCATCGGTGAATTGA
- a CDS encoding DUF6314 family protein has translation MQTLAELWTLLNRLNKFSFKVNTDNESVTGWQGEGQGLIKRRGNMASVSDDIELGAVVETIERGDYYVTADRKVSMQNQYLWQFEGDHIRLTHLRFGWDNPVFLFDIIENGLGELVTRQSHQCAADNYDASFVLYADNLMMQWRIQGPKKREVLDYIYSV, from the coding sequence ATGCAAACATTGGCTGAGTTGTGGACTCTACTTAATCGCTTAAACAAATTTAGTTTTAAAGTGAACACAGATAATGAATCTGTCACAGGCTGGCAAGGTGAAGGACAGGGGTTAATTAAACGCCGCGGTAATATGGCTTCAGTGTCGGACGATATCGAATTAGGGGCGGTTGTCGAAACGATTGAACGTGGTGATTATTATGTTACCGCAGATCGAAAGGTATCGATGCAGAATCAATATTTGTGGCAATTTGAAGGTGATCATATTCGTTTAACCCATCTTCGTTTTGGTTGGGATAACCCTGTATTTCTGTTTGATATTATTGAAAACGGGCTAGGGGAATTGGTTACACGTCAATCACATCAATGTGCGGCAGATAATTATGATGCGTCGTTTGTTCTGTATGCCGATAATCTTATGATGCAGTGGCGTATTCAAGGACCAAAAAAGCGTGAGGTATTAGATTATATTTATTCGGTATGA
- the bcp gene encoding thioredoxin-dependent thiol peroxidase, whose amino-acid sequence MQTLKSGDKAPSFTLLNQHNESISLDSLAGKKVLAYFYPKAMTPGCTTQAQNLRDHITALAAQNVEVLGISPDEVVRLTKFSVRDELNFSLLSDPDHAVADAFGIWGLKKFMGKEYDGIHRLSFLIDEQGVVEHVFTSASLKAVPLEGEYSKFKTKDHHQVVLDYLTAK is encoded by the coding sequence ATGCAAACTTTAAAGTCTGGTGATAAAGCACCATCGTTTACGCTACTCAACCAACATAATGAAAGCATTTCGCTTGATTCATTAGCTGGTAAAAAAGTCTTAGCGTATTTCTACCCGAAAGCAATGACACCTGGTTGCACAACACAAGCGCAAAATTTACGTGATCATATCACAGCATTAGCAGCGCAGAATGTAGAAGTACTTGGTATCAGCCCTGATGAAGTAGTTCGTCTGACTAAATTTAGTGTGCGTGATGAATTAAACTTTAGCCTACTGTCAGATCCTGATCATGCAGTTGCAGATGCTTTCGGTATCTGGGGCCTTAAAAAGTTCATGGGTAAGGAATATGACGGCATCCACCGCCTATCATTTTTAATTGATGAGCAAGGTGTTGTTGAACATGTATTTACGTCTGCATCGCTAAAAGCAGTGCCACTAGAAGGTGAATACAGCAAATTTAAAACAAAAGATCATCACCAAGTAGTATTGGATTATTTAACGGCTAAGTAG
- a CDS encoding type II secretion system protein: MKSIKGYTLVELVISIIVLGVLAVTAIPKFIGLSQDSKNAVMMDLAGKINSAAQIVYAKSVIQNEAHLSPLFTGTLPTNYGDVDGIKTVYGYPRAEDIDLLLSSSELKFIDTINSGKVVAIYFKKDDQYQDCFLTYKQPTEDNNKYRLLFANPVGYDLAGNRTYKTGTQPDCR; this comes from the coding sequence ATGAAATCAATAAAAGGGTACACCCTAGTAGAGTTAGTGATTAGTATCATTGTACTGGGGGTATTAGCAGTAACAGCAATCCCAAAATTCATAGGGTTAAGTCAGGATAGTAAAAATGCTGTCATGATGGATTTAGCAGGTAAAATTAACTCTGCTGCTCAAATTGTTTATGCTAAATCAGTCATTCAGAATGAAGCCCATCTATCCCCTTTATTTACAGGTACCTTGCCGACAAATTACGGTGATGTTGATGGTATAAAAACAGTCTACGGCTATCCAAGAGCTGAAGATATAGATCTACTGTTGAGTTCATCTGAACTGAAATTTATAGATACAATAAATAGTGGAAAAGTTGTTGCTATTTATTTTAAAAAAGACGACCAATATCAAGACTGTTTTCTAACATACAAACAACCTACTGAAGATAATAATAAATATCGACTACTGTTTGCTAACCCTGTTGGGTACGATCTAGCGGGTAACCGAACATATAAAACAGGTACTCAACCTGACTGTCGTTAA
- a CDS encoding prepilin-type N-terminal cleavage/methylation domain-containing protein: MKMDRKHSKNKGFTLIELVIIIIILGTLAATAIPKFINLKNDAKTENLESIQGSMKSALQLVYSRALIQGQNTGDGRIDINGVEVPLYNAYPSVDGSDSVAELNEQVKAWLDIDSVDAATAAADKNAAPFYTAKSTAKNYIFIFFSSDRDQMNSSFRCQVRYENPVTTAPRLPVVTIKTDSC, from the coding sequence ATGAAAATGGATCGTAAGCATTCGAAAAATAAGGGCTTCACCCTAATTGAGTTAGTGATCATCATTATCATTCTCGGCACTCTAGCCGCAACAGCAATACCAAAGTTCATCAATCTAAAAAATGATGCAAAGACTGAAAATTTAGAATCTATCCAAGGTTCAATGAAGAGTGCATTACAGTTAGTCTATTCCCGAGCTCTGATTCAAGGTCAAAATACAGGTGATGGTCGCATCGACATTAATGGAGTTGAGGTGCCTTTATATAACGCTTATCCATCGGTTGATGGTAGCGACAGTGTTGCCGAGCTTAACGAACAGGTTAAAGCTTGGCTAGATATTGATTCTGTTGATGCAGCCACCGCAGCAGCCGACAAAAACGCTGCGCCATTCTATACAGCCAAGTCAACGGCAAAAAATTACATTTTCATTTTCTTTAGTAGTGATCGTGACCAGATGAATTCGAGCTTTAGATGCCAAGTTCGTTACGAAAACCCTGTCACCACAGCACCAAGATTACCAGTTGTCACTATTAAAACGGATAGTTGTTAA